ACCAAGGGAAGACCCCTTTCGTACCCCTCCAGATAGACCCCCGCGATGGCCAAAAGCTCCAGTCCTCCCAGCTCCGCCGCCACCTCCAAGGGGTGCATCCCCGGGCGCAGGCGGCTCAAACCCCGGGCCACCGCCTCCCGTTTCCGCCCAAGACCCTCCTCCCCCACCCCCGTGCCCGGGCCCACCACCGCCTCCGGGGCAAGGCCCAAGAGGGCAGCGGTGAGGGCGCTGGCCGCGGTGGTGTTGCCGATGCCCATGTCTCCCGCCGCCAGCACCCTGGCTCCCCGGTCCACGGCCCAACGGGCCGCCTCCCTTCCCGCCTCTAAGGCCCTTTCCGCCTCCAGAAGCGTCATGGCGGGCTCCCTGGCCAGGTTTCCCGTCCCCGGGCGCACCTTACGCTTAAGCAAACCCGGATGGTCAGGCAACTCCCCCTTTACCCCCACGTCCAGGACGTAGACCTGGCAGTCTGCCACCTGGGCTAGCTGGTTGATGGCCGCCCCTCCCCGGAGGAAGTTCAGGACCATCTGGTAAGTGACCTCCTGGGGGTAGGCGGAAACCCCTTCCGCCACCACCCCGTGGTCGGCGGCGGCCACCACCACCGCCCCTGGGCCCAGCTCCGGTTTCAGCCTTCCCTGGATGGCGGCAAGCCGTATCCCTACCTCCTCCAGGTACCCTAAGGACCGGGGCGGCTTGGTAAGCCGGTCCATGCGCTTCTGGGCCGCCTCTAGAACCTCCTGGTACCCCATACGCCCGGAGTATAAGCTAAAGCCCGTGGAGCTCTGGTTGGTGCGCCACGGGGAGACCCAGTGGAACCGGGAACACCGGCTTTTGGGCTGGACCGACCTGCCCCTTACCCCCTTGGGGGAAGCCCAGGCCCTGGGCCTAAAGGGGAGGCTTCCCTCCTTCCCCGCCCATAGCTCGGACCTAAAGCGGGCCTGGCAAACCGCTACCCTGGCGGGCTTCCAACCAAGCCTGGCCCCCGCCTTGAGGGAGATCCACTTTGGCGCCCTGGAGGGTACCCTGTGGGAGGAGCTGGAGCGCGGGTACCAGGAGGCCCTCCTCCGGTTCCAGGGCTTCAGCCCCCCTGGGGGGGAGAGCCTCGAGGCCTTCCAGGAAAGAGTTTTCCGCTTTCTGGAAGGGCTTGCCGGTCCCGCCCTTCTCTTTACCCACGGAGGGGTGATCCGGGCGGCCTTAAGGGCTCTGGGGGAGGATGGCCTCATCCCACCGGGAAGCGCCTTGATCCTGGACTGGCCCAGGCGCGTTTTGGACCAGCTGGCGCCCGGAGCATGACCCTTCTCCTCGCCCTCCTCCTGGATGCCCTCCTCGGGGAACCCCCGGCCCGCTTTCATCCCGTGGTCCTCATGGGCCGGTACCTGGCCTGGGCCTGGCCCCGGGTGCGGGGTTTCTGGTCCGGGGCCTTCTACTGGGGCCTCGGGGTTTTCCTCTTCACCTTCCCCGCCCTCCTTCTGGACCTCCTCCTGAGGCCCCTGGCCTGGGACTGGGTGGCCTTAGGGTTTCTCCTAAAGCCCCTTTTCAGCTTGCGGATGCTCCTGGAGGAGGTGCGGGCGGTGGAAGCCTCCTTGGGCCGGGACCTGGAGGAGGCCAGGGGCAGGCTTTCCCGGATCGTGAGCCGCCCCACGCAGGACCTCTCCCCGGAGGAGATACGGGAGGCAGCCTTGGAGAGCCTGGCGGAAAACCTCTCGGATAGCCTCCTGGCCCCCCTCCTCTACTACGCCCTCTTCGGTCTGGCCGGGGCAGCCCTGTACCGGTATGCCAACACCGCCGACGCCATGTGGGGCTATCCCCAGCATGGCTCCCGGGGCACCGTGGCCGCCCGAGCCGACGACCTTCTTAACCTGGTTCCCGCTCGCATCACCGGCCTCCTCCTATGTCCCCCCAGGCTTTGGCTCAGGCTTTTTAGGGAGGCTCCCAAGACCCCTTCCCCCAACGCGGGATTTCCCATGGCCGCCTTGGCTTTGAGGCTTGGGGTGCGTCTGCGCAAACCAGGAGCGTACGCCCTCAACGAAGAGGCCCCCTCCCCTACCCCTGAAAGCACGGCAAGGGCTTTGTTCCTCGGGGGTTCGCTGGGCTACGGGGCGGGTATGGTTCTAGGGCTCCTCCTTGGACCCTAAAACCCATCTCCGTTTACCCCCCGGTATCCCCTCCTGCGGCGGTACATTGGGGGCAGGGGCCCCACCCTTACCCCAAAGGGTCGCCCAATCCCCTTTGGTGCCCTCCCCCCACCCCAGAACCGGCGAGGCTCTAGCCCTGCACGAGGGCCATGGGGATGAGCCCCAAGGCCCGCTCCACGCGCACGGCTGGACCAAGGGGGGGGCCTGTGCCCCGCGGGTTAGGGGTCAGATGCCAGGAGCATTCCGGCGGGCGAGGGGTTCCACCAGGATTAGCCTATAATGGAAGCGCTTTTATGCTGCAGGGACAGGAGGCCATATGCTGAGGATCCTGGCGGTTTGGATAGGCCTAAGCCTAGCCCTGGCGGTACCGGTCACCTTCCGCTACACCCCTCCCCCTGGCCTCGAGGTGCGGTCGGTCAGCCTAAGGGGCTCCTTCAACCAGTGGGGGGAAACCCCCATGCAAAGGGAAAACGGGTCCTGGGCGGTCACCGTGGACCTGGACCCTGGAGAACACCAGTACAAGTTCTTCATCAACGGCCAGTGGCCCAAGGACATGTGCCACGATCCCACCTTCGGCACGCCCATGGTGGACCCCACGGCGGCGGGTTGCGTGGACGACGGGTTTGGGGGCCAAAACGCCGTGATCCTGGTCCAGGCCATGGCCCCATCCCCGCCTCCCACAGGGCCCGTAGCCCTGGAGTTCGCCCACGACCCCGGAAAGGCCCAGTACGTCTCCGTGGCGGACGGCAAGCTTTCCCTCCGCTTTACCGCTGGTGAAGGGGCGGTGGCCGCCGCCTGGCTCGAGGCCCCCTTCCTGGGAAAGGTCCCCATGCACCGCCAGCTGGTTTTCCCAGGAACGGAGGTGTGGCGGGTGGCGCTGCCTTCGGCACCGGAGACCTACCGCATCCTCATCAAGACCCAAGGTGGGGAGGAGGAGGCCTTCGGGCCCTTCCGCCCTCCCACCCGCCCCTTTTCCCAGGTCCCCTGGGTGGGCGGGGGCGTGGGGTACCAGATCTTCCCCGAGCGCTTTTACAACGGGGATCCCCAAAACGATGCCCTTGCCTTGGAGAGCGACGAGTACCTGTACAACCTCCTTTGGCAGCGCTCCGGAGGTCCAAAACCCCACCTTTCCCGCTGGACCGACCCCCCTTCCCCCCTGCACTGTTGCCACCAGTACTTCGGAGGGGATCTCGCCGGGGTCTTGGCCAAGCTTCCCCACCTCGAGGCCCTGGGGGTGACCCTGATCTACTTCAATCCCCTTTTTGACTCCGGTTCAGCCCACGGCTACGACACCCACGACTACCTTAAGGTCTCACCCAAGTTTGGTGACAAGGACCTTTTGCGAAGGGTTTTGGACGAGGCCCACCGCCGGGGCATGCGGGTGATCTTCGACTTCGTGCCCAACCACACCGGCCTAGGTTTTTGGGCCTTCCAGGACGTGGTGAAGCGGGGCCCCCGTTCCCCGTATTGGAACTGGTACTTTGTCAAACGCTGGCCCTTCGTGCCCGGGGACGGAGCCGCCTACGAGGGATGGTGGGGCCTGGGAAGCCTGCCCAAGCTGAACACCGCCCATCCCGGGGTCAAGCGTTACCTGATGGAGGTGGCCAAGTACTGGATCCGCTTTGGTTTTGACGGGGTGCGGGTGGATGTGCCCGGGGACGTGCTGGACCCCCACGCCTTCTTTAGGGACATGCGGGCCGAGCTGAAGGCCATCAGGCCCGATGCCTACCTGGTGGCGGAGGTGTGGCAGAGGGACCCAAGTTGGCTCCAAGGGGACGAGTTTGACTCCCTCATGAACTACGCCATAGGCAGGGATATTCTCCTGCGGTTCGCCAAAGGCGGCCACCTGGCCCTCTACAACGCCCGCCGGGCCCTTGCGGACCTGGCGCGGGTATACGCCCTTTACCCCGAGGCCGTGGCCGGCATGGGCTTCAACCTGATCACCTCCCACGACACCGCCCGCCTGCTCACCGAGCTCGGGGGCGGGGGCCTCAAGGACACCCCAAGCCCGGAATCCCGAGCCCGGCAAAGGCTTGCGGTTGCCCTGCTCTATGCCCTCCCCGGGGTCCCGGTAACCTTCCAGGGGGATGAGTGCGGCTTCACCGGGGAGCGGCCAGCCGAGTCTCCCCATGATCTCCAGCGGTATCCCCTTCAGTGGGAGAGGTGCCATGGGGAAACCCTGGCCTTCTACCAGGGGCTGGCCCAGCTGCGCCGGGAGCTTCCCGCCTTAAGGAGCGCGGTGTTCCGCACCTACCTTGGCGAGGGGCACCTGCTGGCCTTCCTGCGGGGCGAGCCTGGGGAGGGGGAGGTGCTTTCCGCCTTCAACAGCGGCCTCGAGGCCACCATCCTTCCCCTGCCCCCGGGAGGGTGGCAAGACCCCTTGGAGGGGCGCACGTACCGGAGGGAGGTGAGCATACCCCCCCTGGGCTTCCGCTATCTGGTCCACATGGGCCGCTAGCAAACCCCCAGGAGGCCAAAGCTCGAGGACGCCCACCCAAAACCCTCCCTTGCCGTAGCATGGGCCCATGCGCCTCATCGGCATCGCCACCCAGTACCGCATGGCCGAGGGCCTCCTAGCCAAAAGGTTCTGGGGCCTTTTGGAGTTCTATCTGGAAGCCCTCTCCTCCCAGGGCCTGGCCTATGTTCTCCTCCCGCCCCAGGGCCCGGAGGCCCTGGAGAAGATCCTCCCCCACCTGGACGGCCTGCTCCTACCTGGGGGAGGGGATGTGGACCCGGATCGCTTTGGGGAAGAACCCCATCCTAGGCTAGGCGAGGTCCTTCCTGAGCGGGACGAGCACGAGATCTTCTTGGCTCGCTACGGAGCGGAAAAGGGCCTTCCCACCTTGGGGATTTGCCGGGGAATCCAGGTGATGAACGTGGCCATGGGGGGAACCCTTTACCAGGACCTCGAGGCCCAGGGCTTCCACGAGATCCAGCACCAACAAAAAAGTCCCCCTCCTGCCCTGGCCCATGGGGTGAAGCTGGTGGCCGAAAGCCCCCTCTCCCGCCTCTTCCCCCCTAGCTTCCGGGTGAACTCCTACCACCACCAGGGGATCAAGGCACTGGGAAGAGGCCTAAAACCCATCGCCCTGTCCCCGGATGGCCTGGTGGAGGCGGTGGCCCTGGAGGGCCACCCCCTTTTCCTGGGGGTACAGTGGCACCCGGAACTTCTCAAAAAACACTGGCCTCTTTTTAGCTTGCTTAAAACCTAGTCGTTCACCTTCTGTTCACAGTACCGGCCTCCCTCTTTCACCCGACCAGGCCTAGCCTTAAGCCGACCTGGGGTGAGGAAGCCCGGGTCGGAAAGGAGAGGGATCATGAAAGGCAAAGCTTGGATCGCTATTGTAGGGCTCGCGGCGGTAGGGTTGGCGCTGGCCTACGGGCCTAGGGGGGGCCTTGGGGGTCCCAACGTGCCAGGGACCGGTATGGCTTCCCCGCAGCTGGGAGTGACCACGGGGCTTGCGGGAACCCTCCACGATGAGGTGGCTGCCCTTTTGGGCGTAACCCCGGAAGAGCTCATCGCCCTGCACCAACAGGGGAAAACCCTGGCCCAGATCGCCCAGGAGCTGGGAGTGGACCCCGCTAAGCTGGAAGCCCAACTGATGGAGATCCGCAACGCTGCCATCGAGGAGGCGGTTAAGTCCGGGGCTCTCACTGAGGCCCAGGCGGCCATGATGAAGGCCCGCACCCAACAGGTGGTCCGGGCCATGCTCCAACGGGAGATCGGGCCCAATGCAGGCTTCGTCTATGGTCCCGCCTGGGGAGCCCAGGCCTACGGCCGCCGTACGGGCCAGCCCGTGGGTCCCGGCGCACCCCAGGGCCCCGGGTATCCCACCTGCCCCTACTTCCCTCAAGGGGGTAGCTTCGGCCCCTTCGGCCCCTGGCGGGGTAGATAAGCTAAAGCCCAAGGGGCTCCCCCACGGTGGGGGAGCCCCCTCGAATAAGCTATGGGCATGCCCGGCGAACTGGTTTTGGTGGTAGAAGACGAGCCCCAGATTGCCGACACCCTGGAACGCTACTTGAGGGCAAACGGCTTTCGAACCGAACGAGCAGGGGATGGAGAGAAGGCGCTGGAGCTCTGGCGGCGTGCGCGGCCCGACCTGATCCTCCTGGACCTCATGCTACCCAAAGTGGATGGCCTCGAGGTCCTCAAGCACATCCGGCAAGAGGACCGCACCCCCATCATCGTCCTTACCGCCAAGGCAGAGGAGGTGGACCGGCTCTTGGGACTCGAGCTGGGAGCAGACGACTACGTGGTCAAGCCCTTCAGCCCCCGCGAGGTGGTGGCCCGGGTCAAAGCGGTCCTCCGCCGGGCCCAGGGCCTGGTACGCTTACCCAGCCACGTGCAGGTGGGCCCTTTGCAAATCGACCTGGAGGCCTTTCGTGTGCGCTGCCAAGGTAAGGACCTCGTCCTGACCCCCATTCAAGTGCGCCTCCTCTACCTGTTGGCCAGCCGGACGGGAAAGGCCCTGACCCGAGAGGAGCTACTTTTGGGGCTGGGCACCGACGCCGACGAACGCACCGTGGACGCCCATGTGAAGAACCTACGAGCCCGCCTAGGCCCCTGTGCCGCCATGGTGGAAACCATCCGGGGCTACGGGTACCGCTTAAGGGAAACGCTATGAGCCTCACGACGCGCCTTGCCCTATCCATGGCCCTAGTCGCCCTCCTGGTGGCTGGGCTATCGGGCTTTCTAGCCTACAAAGTTGCCTCGGGCCACCTGGAAAGAGCTTTCGCACTAGGAGCCGGTCCAGGTAATCCCTTGGCGCCTCGCCCAGGGCTACGACAGGGAAGGATGTTAGCCGAACTTAGGTCCTCCATCGCCCTCTCAGCAGGAGCCGCTTTGCTCCTAGGCTTGGGAACGGGAACCCTTTTGGCCCTGGGCCTAGTCCAACCAGTGCGGGAACTTTCACGAACCGCTGAGGCCTACCGTCAGGGGAACCGGACCCGCCGGGCCCGGGTGAAGGGACGGGACGAGCTGGCTCAGCTGGCCCAAGGGTTTAACCAGCTCCTGGAGGAGCTGGCTCAGAAGGAAGCCCAGGAAAAGTTGCTTCTCTCGGACATCGCCCACGACCTCCGTACCCCCCTCACGGTGTTGCAGGCGGACCTCGAGGCCCTAGAGGACGGCCTCCTTCCTTGCACGCCCGAACACTTAAGGCGACTGCAGGGAGAGGTCCACCTTCTCTCCCGTTTGGTGGAGGACATCCGCCTCCTGAGCCTGGCCGAAGCCGGGGGACTGCACCTCTCCTTAGAGCCCTTGCATCCCGGGGCCTTGGCCCTGGAGGTACTCCAGGCCCATGCCTCTCGGGCAGGGGCTAAAGGAGTGCGCCTGGCCTTAAAAGGGGAGGCCCCTCTTATCCGGGCGGATAGGGAGGCCTTCCTACGCATCCTCAACAACCTAATGGACAACGCCCTCCGCTATACCCCTGAAGGCGGTACGGTCACCCTGGAACTTTCCCAGGAAGAGGGATGGGTACGCCTGACCGTCCGGGATACTGGGCCTGGGCTGAAGCCCGGAGAAGAGGAGGCCGTCTTCCGTCGCTTTTACCGGGGTGATCCCGCTCGGTCTCGGGGAGGAAGCGGGCTCGGTCTAGCTATTGCCAAGGCCTTAGTGGAAGCCATGGGAGGGCAAATCCAGGCGGGTAACCATCCCGAAGGCGGAGCCATGTTTACCCTCGGACTACCAAAAGCCTAGGCCGCTTACGCTCCGTTTACGGGGAGGGATTAGCATCAAGGTTGGAGGTGAACCATGGCAAAGGAAACACCTTCCCTCCGGTTGGTCTGGCTGGCCTTGGGTCTAGCCCTCCTGGCCTCCTGCCAGATGAGCCCCTCGGGGTCCGCTCCCCAGGCGGTTCAGGTGGCAGGAGTGGTGGGGGGCACGGAAACTATTCCCACCCTTCTGGGCAAGCCTTTGGACCTACAAGGAGTACCCCTGATCAAGGAGGGGGAAGCCTATGGCGGCCCGGTGCTGCCGGGGATGGTGGTGGTGGCGCAGGGAACCGACCAGGGAAACGTCCTCCGCCTCCAGAGCCTCGAGGTGCGGGTGGAACTCAAGGGCCCCATCGCCGCTCTGGACGGGAACGCCGGAACCCTAACGGTCCTTGGGCAGCAGGTAATCACCGATGCCAACACCCGGATTTATGAAAAGGTAGGGGGTTCTTACCGCAACCTCCTCCCTTCCGATTTGGCGGTGGGCGATTGGGTGGAGGTCCAGGGTACCGCCACGGAAAGTGGCGTCCTCGCCACCTACATCGAGCGCCACCCGGGCCAGGACTCCCAGGTGGAGCTGGAAGGCCGGGCCACTAACCTGGACCAGGCGGCCAAACGCTTCACCTTGAACGGCTACACGGTGGACTACGCCCAGGCAAAGGTGGTGGGATCCCCCACGGAGGGGGTGTGGGTGGAGGTGAAGGGAACCCTTTCCGGGACCACGGTCTTGGCCACCAAGGTGGCGTTCAAGACCTCGGGGAACAACGGGTATGGGGCCTCGAGGCGGGTAGAGCTGGAAGGCCCCATCCTTGGACTTGACGAGGCCGCCAAAACCTTCGGGCTTCTGGGCTATACCGTGGACTATAGCGCTGCCAGGGTGACTGGCACCCTGGCGGATAGGGTTTACGTGGAGGCCAAGGGCCAGGTGGATGCCAACGACCCCACCCTCTTCCACCCCCAGCTGGTGAAGGTGAAGTACCCCAGGAGCTACCCGGCCAAGGCGGAGGCCGAGGGAACGGTAAGCGCCATCGATCACGGCCAAGGCACCTTTGCCTTGGGGAGCCTGGGATTCTATGTGGACCCGAACACCATTCTCAAGCGGGATGACCCCGATCGGCCCATCGCCTTCACCGACATCCAGGTGGGGGATTACGTGGAGGTCAAATTCGACCCCAGCCGCACGGAAGAAGGGCGGTACTATGCGGTAAAGGTAGAGCTCGAGCGCCGCTAGCCGGGCATACCTTGGGGTGGGGCCCTCGAGGCCCCACCTTCTTACGTTCCATTTACGCCTAGATTCTAGCCTCGAGGTGGGAGGTGAGGCCATGGTGCGAGGAATAGCCATGCTTTGGTTGCTGGGATGGGCCATGGCGGCCAACTTCCAGGTACAGGGGGAGGCCACCTATGAGGCCCGGGCCCCCTTGGGAACCTTCCGCGGGGTCAACCCGAGCCTGGAGGGGGTGGTGTCCTTTGAGCCCGGCAAGGGCCTTCTCCAAGGCAGGGTCTGCGTGGACCTTTCCGCATGGGATTCCAAGGAGCCCCTGCGGGACCGCCATACTCGGGAGATGTTCCAAGTGGACCGGTACCCCCAGGCCTGCCTGCTCATCCAAGGCTGGGATGCCAACCAGAACCTGGTTCATGGGGTTCTCAGCCTCCACGGGGTGGAACGAAGGGTGACCGTGCCCGTGCGCCATACCCTGGAGGGTGGGCGGATCCTGCGCTTCGAAGGGGAGTGGGAACTCCTCCTCAGCGACTACGGGCTCAAGGCCCCTAGCTTCATGGGCATGCGGGTGCAGGACCGGGTGGTGGTGCGGGTGAAGGGACAGGGGGTGGCCAAGTGAGGAGGCTTTGGCCCGTACTCCTCTTGGGCCTAGCCCTGGCCGGGGAAGGGGAGCGCTACCTCTACGTGCGTTGGGATGCGGAAAAAGCCCAAGCCTTCCTCTCGAACGGCGCCCCCCTTCCTCCGGGAGTTTCCCTGATCCCCGGCCAGTACGTGGAGGTGAAATACGGTCAGCTCAAGCCCAAAAAGCAGTGGCAAGCGCCTCAGGATCTGGTCAAGGTTTTTCAACCCAAAGAGGCCAGCCGGGTGGTCTTTAGCCACGAGCGCCACTTTGCCGCCCTAGGGGCCAAGGGTAGCACCTGCGATACCTGCCACACGGCCTTAGACGAGAATAAGGCCTGGAAGAGCCTGGCCCCAAGCCCGGCCCTCGAGGCCCACGGGGCCAACTCCTTAGGCCGCTTTTGCGCCACCTGTCACGACGGCAAAACCCACCCCGGAAGGGTTGCTGGAAGTCAAAGCTCCCTTAAGGACCCCATCTTCACCGCTTTTGGCCGCAAGGGCGACGCCTCCTGCGGCCAGTGCCATGCCCCCAAGGACCACGGGCAAGACTTTACTCAGGGCCATGGGGACAAGGCGGAACACGGTGGAGCCAGGGAATGCGCCACCTGCCACCGGGGGGCCCTGAGCATCTCCGCCAAGGAGGTGGCCCAGGTGCAAGCCTTCCAGAAGGCCCAGCTGGCCCTGATTCAAAACCCTGAGGACGAGAAGGCCTTTAACCTGGTCCTGCCCGCCAACTTCTGCGCCTACTGCCACGGGCTGGACGGAGAGGCCTGGGATAGGAAACACTGAAGGAGGTACCCATGCGTGAGGTATTGCTGAAGCGGTTTCCCGAACTTGTCGCCCTCTTCGCCGCCTTGGGTTTCCTAACCCTCCTGGCGGAGCTCCTCCTCACAGGGCACACCGAGGGCATCCAGGCCCTGGCGCCCCTGGCGGCGGCAGTGGGAGCAGGGGTAGTCCTCCTAGGCCTTTGGGTGAGGGGAGGGCGGTTTTGGGCCGTAGGCCTACTCCTCCTCGTGGGGGGTACCGGGCTTGTGGGCCTTGTTCAGCATGCAGAGGAAGCCCTGGAGGCCCTGGCGCCGGCCAGGGTGCAACTGGTGGACAAGGAAGGCAGGGAGTACTTCGCCTACCCGGGCCTAGGGGAAGAGGGGGAAAAGGAAACCCCTCCCCCACCCCTGGCCCCCTTAGCCCTGAGTGGCCTGGGTATCCTTGGGGCCTTGGCCCTTTACGTGCGCACACCATGAGGGTTTTGGTGGTGGAGGACGAGCCTGGGATTTTGGAGCCTATCCTGGCCCTGCTTAAGCGGGAGCGGTACCAGGTACAAGGGGCGAAGAGCCTCCAAGAGGCCTGGGAGCTTCTGGCAGAGGGAGAGCCCGACGTGCTTGTCCTAGACATCATGCTCCCCGAGGGAGAGGATGCAGGGTTCCGCTTCGCCGAGACCCTGCGCCAAGGGGGCTTCCGCGGGGGCATCCTGTTCCTCACCGCGAGGGATGCCCTCCAGGACCGCATCCATGGCCTGGAGCTGGGTGGGGACGACTACCTGGTGAAGCCCTTCCACCTGGAGGAGCTCCTGGCCCGGGTCAAGGCCCTCGCCCGCAGGCACGCCGATTTCAAGGGACGTATCCTGAGAAGGGGCCCCCTCGAGGTGGATCTGGTGGCCAGGCGGGTGACCCTGGGCGGGAGGGAGGTGGCCCTTTCCCCCAAGGCCTTTGCCCTCCTGGAACTCCTGGCGCAAAACCCCGACAGGACCTTTAGCCGTGAGGAGCTCCTCGA
The sequence above is a segment of the Thermus neutrinimicus genome. Coding sequences within it:
- the cobT gene encoding nicotinate-nucleotide--dimethylbenzimidazole phosphoribosyltransferase, with product MGYQEVLEAAQKRMDRLTKPPRSLGYLEEVGIRLAAIQGRLKPELGPGAVVVAAADHGVVAEGVSAYPQEVTYQMVLNFLRGGAAINQLAQVADCQVYVLDVGVKGELPDHPGLLKRKVRPGTGNLAREPAMTLLEAERALEAGREAARWAVDRGARVLAAGDMGIGNTTAASALTAALLGLAPEAVVGPGTGVGEEGLGRKREAVARGLSRLRPGMHPLEVAAELGGLELLAIAGVYLEGYERGLPLVLDGFPVSAGALLAFRLNPRVKDHLFAGHRSREPGHRYILEALGLRPLLDLDLALGEGTGAVLAMPLLRAAARILHMATFEEAGVSDRA
- a CDS encoding histidine phosphatase family protein, with product MELWLVRHGETQWNREHRLLGWTDLPLTPLGEAQALGLKGRLPSFPAHSSDLKRAWQTATLAGFQPSLAPALREIHFGALEGTLWEELERGYQEALLRFQGFSPPGGESLEAFQERVFRFLEGLAGPALLFTHGGVIRAALRALGEDGLIPPGSALILDWPRRVLDQLAPGA
- the cbiB gene encoding adenosylcobinamide-phosphate synthase CbiB, with protein sequence MTLLLALLLDALLGEPPARFHPVVLMGRYLAWAWPRVRGFWSGAFYWGLGVFLFTFPALLLDLLLRPLAWDWVALGFLLKPLFSLRMLLEEVRAVEASLGRDLEEARGRLSRIVSRPTQDLSPEEIREAALESLAENLSDSLLAPLLYYALFGLAGAALYRYANTADAMWGYPQHGSRGTVAARADDLLNLVPARITGLLLCPPRLWLRLFREAPKTPSPNAGFPMAALALRLGVRLRKPGAYALNEEAPSPTPESTARALFLGGSLGYGAGMVLGLLLGP
- a CDS encoding alpha-amylase family glycosyl hydrolase gives rise to the protein MLRILAVWIGLSLALAVPVTFRYTPPPGLEVRSVSLRGSFNQWGETPMQRENGSWAVTVDLDPGEHQYKFFINGQWPKDMCHDPTFGTPMVDPTAAGCVDDGFGGQNAVILVQAMAPSPPPTGPVALEFAHDPGKAQYVSVADGKLSLRFTAGEGAVAAAWLEAPFLGKVPMHRQLVFPGTEVWRVALPSAPETYRILIKTQGGEEEAFGPFRPPTRPFSQVPWVGGGVGYQIFPERFYNGDPQNDALALESDEYLYNLLWQRSGGPKPHLSRWTDPPSPLHCCHQYFGGDLAGVLAKLPHLEALGVTLIYFNPLFDSGSAHGYDTHDYLKVSPKFGDKDLLRRVLDEAHRRGMRVIFDFVPNHTGLGFWAFQDVVKRGPRSPYWNWYFVKRWPFVPGDGAAYEGWWGLGSLPKLNTAHPGVKRYLMEVAKYWIRFGFDGVRVDVPGDVLDPHAFFRDMRAELKAIRPDAYLVAEVWQRDPSWLQGDEFDSLMNYAIGRDILLRFAKGGHLALYNARRALADLARVYALYPEAVAGMGFNLITSHDTARLLTELGGGGLKDTPSPESRARQRLAVALLYALPGVPVTFQGDECGFTGERPAESPHDLQRYPLQWERCHGETLAFYQGLAQLRRELPALRSAVFRTYLGEGHLLAFLRGEPGEGEVLSAFNSGLEATILPLPPGGWQDPLEGRTYRREVSIPPLGFRYLVHMGR
- a CDS encoding gamma-glutamyl-gamma-aminobutyrate hydrolase family protein encodes the protein MRLIGIATQYRMAEGLLAKRFWGLLEFYLEALSSQGLAYVLLPPQGPEALEKILPHLDGLLLPGGGDVDPDRFGEEPHPRLGEVLPERDEHEIFLARYGAEKGLPTLGICRGIQVMNVAMGGTLYQDLEAQGFHEIQHQQKSPPPALAHGVKLVAESPLSRLFPPSFRVNSYHHQGIKALGRGLKPIALSPDGLVEAVALEGHPLFLGVQWHPELLKKHWPLFSLLKT
- a CDS encoding DUF2680 domain-containing protein, producing MASPQLGVTTGLAGTLHDEVAALLGVTPEELIALHQQGKTLAQIAQELGVDPAKLEAQLMEIRNAAIEEAVKSGALTEAQAAMMKARTQQVVRAMLQREIGPNAGFVYGPAWGAQAYGRRTGQPVGPGAPQGPGYPTCPYFPQGGSFGPFGPWRGR
- a CDS encoding response regulator transcription factor, which translates into the protein MPGELVLVVEDEPQIADTLERYLRANGFRTERAGDGEKALELWRRARPDLILLDLMLPKVDGLEVLKHIRQEDRTPIIVLTAKAEEVDRLLGLELGADDYVVKPFSPREVVARVKAVLRRAQGLVRLPSHVQVGPLQIDLEAFRVRCQGKDLVLTPIQVRLLYLLASRTGKALTREELLLGLGTDADERTVDAHVKNLRARLGPCAAMVETIRGYGYRLRETL
- a CDS encoding sensor histidine kinase — protein: MLAELRSSIALSAGAALLLGLGTGTLLALGLVQPVRELSRTAEAYRQGNRTRRARVKGRDELAQLAQGFNQLLEELAQKEAQEKLLLSDIAHDLRTPLTVLQADLEALEDGLLPCTPEHLRRLQGEVHLLSRLVEDIRLLSLAEAGGLHLSLEPLHPGALALEVLQAHASRAGAKGVRLALKGEAPLIRADREAFLRILNNLMDNALRYTPEGGTVTLELSQEEGWVRLTVRDTGPGLKPGEEEAVFRRFYRGDPARSRGGSGLGLAIAKALVEAMGGQIQAGNHPEGGAMFTLGLPKA
- a CDS encoding DUF5666 domain-containing protein, which encodes MAKETPSLRLVWLALGLALLASCQMSPSGSAPQAVQVAGVVGGTETIPTLLGKPLDLQGVPLIKEGEAYGGPVLPGMVVVAQGTDQGNVLRLQSLEVRVELKGPIAALDGNAGTLTVLGQQVITDANTRIYEKVGGSYRNLLPSDLAVGDWVEVQGTATESGVLATYIERHPGQDSQVELEGRATNLDQAAKRFTLNGYTVDYAQAKVVGSPTEGVWVEVKGTLSGTTVLATKVAFKTSGNNGYGASRRVELEGPILGLDEAAKTFGLLGYTVDYSAARVTGTLADRVYVEAKGQVDANDPTLFHPQLVKVKYPRSYPAKAEAEGTVSAIDHGQGTFALGSLGFYVDPNTILKRDDPDRPIAFTDIQVGDYVEVKFDPSRTEEGRYYAVKVELERR
- a CDS encoding YceI family protein; this encodes MVRGIAMLWLLGWAMAANFQVQGEATYEARAPLGTFRGVNPSLEGVVSFEPGKGLLQGRVCVDLSAWDSKEPLRDRHTREMFQVDRYPQACLLIQGWDANQNLVHGVLSLHGVERRVTVPVRHTLEGGRILRFEGEWELLLSDYGLKAPSFMGMRVQDRVVVRVKGQGVAK
- a CDS encoding cytochrome c3 family protein, whose protein sequence is MRRLWPVLLLGLALAGEGERYLYVRWDAEKAQAFLSNGAPLPPGVSLIPGQYVEVKYGQLKPKKQWQAPQDLVKVFQPKEASRVVFSHERHFAALGAKGSTCDTCHTALDENKAWKSLAPSPALEAHGANSLGRFCATCHDGKTHPGRVAGSQSSLKDPIFTAFGRKGDASCGQCHAPKDHGQDFTQGHGDKAEHGGARECATCHRGALSISAKEVAQVQAFQKAQLALIQNPEDEKAFNLVLPANFCAYCHGLDGEAWDRKH
- a CDS encoding response regulator transcription factor produces the protein MRVLVVEDEPGILEPILALLKRERYQVQGAKSLQEAWELLAEGEPDVLVLDIMLPEGEDAGFRFAETLRQGGFRGGILFLTARDALQDRIHGLELGGDDYLVKPFHLEELLARVKALARRHADFKGRILRRGPLEVDLVARRVTLGGREVALSPKAFALLELLAQNPDRTFSREELLERLFPGAETDAVLRVYVQKLRQSLAPWVVERVPGGYRLGKP